One Pseudomonas brassicacearum genomic region harbors:
- a CDS encoding autotransporter outer membrane beta-barrel domain-containing protein, whose translation MSLREHGFNRLFKALWVSAPFLLPAPSAMAACTLAPTAGNDTYVCDSGTSPGLTDLSGDNSLTMPANGSGVISGDVTFGIGVDTIVINANGVIDGDVEQGAEADSFVMNGGRILSLAQGDGLDEFLMTGGTIVDAFEDGDIARMTGGTIGRVDMKLDDNVFDMSGGNIIGNLVTGFGQDTIILSAGRIGGNVSVSGGNDRVTVSGGEILGEVRASAGDDQFQWSGGLIHSAVLMGDGSDTALLSNLDETLLATTPSLDGGLGQDTLTFAASTTGTGSRYVNWETVKLTQGSRLDLTDTLVLGDSATATGVLAIDNSSVLTSTQGSINPFIAGQSVTLDNSGIIDLARDNTRTNDTLTVQGNYVGTNGQLRLQTALGADDSPSDRLVVNGGTLTGSTAIAVTNLGGAGALTTQNGIEVVQAQGGAVSDSGAFSLAQAVSAGAFDYRLFKGGESGNENSWYLRSTVVAGPVAPPDPTLPPLPVPVPGAAPIPLYRPEVPTWSVLPPAAAQLTLMALGTFHDRQGDQRLLTETGAFGAGWGRVYGKDLDQTWAGTVTPRFDGSIKGFQVGNDLYGSTLSGGQIQRIGFFVGHTELNGNVDGFNLGFEGRRAGKIELDGDSYGLYWTLTDPTGAYVDAVVMGTRLDGDNRSERGVKIDNRGHALTLSTEAGYPFAVAADWVLEPQVQIIHQKVSLDTQDDGISRVEFDSDSAWTGRLGARLKGRYQVSGTPVEPYLRANLWHTFSGTDTVTFDNTQRIETQQRASTGDLGVGVIVSLAPTVSVYAGADYSKNFDSSQQRSVAGNLGVRVTW comes from the coding sequence ATGAGCTTGCGCGAGCACGGATTCAATCGACTGTTCAAGGCCCTATGGGTTTCGGCCCCCTTCCTGTTACCCGCCCCATCCGCCATGGCGGCTTGCACGCTGGCGCCAACTGCGGGCAATGACACCTACGTCTGCGACAGCGGCACTAGCCCCGGGCTGACGGACCTTTCAGGTGACAACAGCCTGACCATGCCCGCCAACGGCAGCGGCGTCATCTCCGGCGACGTCACGTTCGGCATCGGCGTCGACACCATCGTGATCAATGCCAACGGCGTGATTGACGGTGATGTCGAGCAAGGCGCGGAAGCCGACTCTTTCGTCATGAATGGCGGCAGGATCCTGTCCCTGGCCCAAGGCGACGGCCTTGATGAGTTCCTGATGACCGGTGGCACCATCGTCGATGCATTCGAAGACGGCGACATCGCCAGAATGACGGGCGGCACTATCGGCCGGGTCGACATGAAACTCGATGACAACGTTTTCGATATGTCCGGCGGCAACATCATCGGCAACCTGGTGACTGGTTTCGGCCAGGACACCATCATCCTCTCCGCCGGACGCATCGGCGGCAATGTCAGTGTCAGCGGCGGCAACGACAGGGTTACCGTCAGCGGTGGCGAGATCCTTGGCGAGGTCCGTGCCAGTGCCGGTGATGACCAGTTCCAGTGGAGCGGCGGCCTCATTCACTCGGCCGTCTTGATGGGTGACGGCAGCGATACAGCGCTCCTGAGCAACCTCGATGAAACGCTGCTCGCCACGACCCCTAGCCTGGATGGCGGATTAGGCCAGGACACCTTGACCTTCGCGGCCAGCACCACAGGCACGGGGTCCCGGTACGTCAACTGGGAGACCGTCAAGCTCACGCAAGGCTCACGCCTGGACCTGACTGACACCCTGGTCCTGGGCGACAGCGCCACTGCCACGGGCGTGCTGGCCATCGATAACAGCAGCGTGCTGACGTCGACCCAGGGCAGCATCAATCCCTTCATTGCCGGCCAATCGGTCACGCTCGACAACAGTGGGATCATTGACCTCGCCCGTGACAACACCCGCACCAACGACACCCTCACCGTGCAAGGCAACTATGTCGGTACCAACGGCCAGTTGCGCCTGCAAACGGCACTCGGCGCAGACGACTCCCCCAGCGACCGGCTGGTGGTCAATGGCGGAACACTCACGGGCAGCACCGCCATCGCCGTCACGAACCTGGGCGGCGCGGGGGCGTTGACCACCCAAAACGGCATCGAGGTGGTCCAGGCCCAGGGCGGCGCGGTCAGCGACAGCGGTGCGTTTTCACTGGCGCAAGCCGTCTCGGCCGGCGCATTCGATTACCGTTTGTTCAAGGGCGGTGAGAGCGGCAATGAAAACAGCTGGTACCTGCGTTCCACCGTGGTCGCAGGCCCAGTAGCGCCCCCCGACCCAACGTTGCCGCCCTTGCCGGTCCCGGTGCCCGGCGCGGCGCCTATTCCCTTGTATCGTCCGGAAGTACCGACCTGGTCGGTATTGCCTCCGGCGGCGGCGCAACTGACCCTGATGGCCCTGGGCACCTTCCATGACCGACAGGGTGACCAGCGCTTGCTTACGGAAACCGGAGCGTTCGGCGCGGGTTGGGGCCGGGTCTACGGCAAGGACTTGGATCAGACGTGGGCCGGCACCGTGACCCCGCGGTTCGACGGGTCCATCAAAGGCTTTCAGGTGGGCAACGACTTGTACGGTTCAACCCTTTCCGGGGGGCAGATCCAGCGCATCGGCTTCTTCGTCGGCCATACCGAATTGAACGGCAACGTCGATGGCTTCAACCTGGGCTTCGAAGGCCGACGCGCCGGCAAGATCGAACTCGACGGCGACAGTTACGGGCTGTACTGGACCCTCACCGACCCCACCGGCGCCTACGTCGACGCGGTGGTCATGGGCACACGGCTGGACGGCGACAACCGCTCCGAACGCGGGGTCAAAATCGATAATCGTGGGCATGCCTTGACCCTTTCTACAGAGGCCGGTTATCCGTTTGCCGTCGCCGCTGACTGGGTCCTCGAACCCCAGGTCCAGATCATCCATCAGAAGGTTTCCCTGGATACCCAGGACGATGGGATCTCCAGGGTCGAATTTGATTCCGACAGCGCCTGGACCGGCCGCCTCGGTGCCCGCCTCAAGGGTCGCTATCAGGTCAGCGGGACGCCGGTGGAACCGTACCTGCGCGCCAACCTCTGGCACACCTTTTCCGGCACCGACACGGTGACGTTCGACAATACCCAAAGGATCGAAACCCAACAGCGTGCCTCCACAGGTGATTTGGGTGTCGGTGTCATCGTCAGCCTGGCGCCCACGGTCAGCGTCTACGCGGGCGCGGACTACAGCAAGAACTTCGACAGCAGTCAGCAACGCAGCGTGGCCGGCAATCTGGGCGTGCGGGTCACCTGGTAG
- a CDS encoding autotransporter outer membrane beta-barrel domain-containing protein: protein MKTSFHPQEITTTFCSVSTSLLLLSSMEVQAWPAEETAQPWYGRTPSDSLNGAFIGNDAPSNKSPALFTLRNDSGHTQRMGLVSGHNQVLSTAGGMLVTPALVEPGKDALNLQGRSLGAYWSLTGPAGWHVDLSASGGRVNGYSRTEQGQRQATEGNAVTLSVEGGFPIGISTHWVVEPQAQLINQRVTLDSPNADSGTGNELSSWSGRVGARLKGSYQVNGLGVEPYVRTNLWHTVQSTDTLTLDKVDKISSSRKSSTVEVGLGLVARVTPVVSLYVSADYSSDVDDNDLNGIITSMGVRMRW, encoded by the coding sequence ATGAAAACCTCCTTCCACCCACAAGAGATCACCACCACCTTCTGCAGCGTCTCGACATCGCTGCTGTTGCTTTCGTCCATGGAGGTGCAGGCCTGGCCTGCCGAGGAAACAGCACAGCCCTGGTATGGTCGAACCCCCTCCGACAGCCTGAACGGCGCCTTCATCGGCAACGACGCCCCATCGAACAAGAGCCCCGCCCTGTTCACGCTGCGCAACGACAGCGGGCACACCCAGCGCATGGGCCTGGTCAGTGGGCACAACCAAGTCCTCTCCACGGCCGGCGGCATGCTGGTCACACCCGCCCTGGTCGAACCGGGAAAAGACGCGTTGAACCTGCAAGGCCGTAGCCTGGGTGCCTACTGGAGCCTGACCGGGCCTGCGGGCTGGCATGTCGACCTGAGTGCCAGCGGCGGCCGGGTCAATGGCTACAGCCGTACTGAACAAGGCCAGCGCCAGGCAACCGAAGGCAACGCCGTGACGCTGTCGGTCGAAGGTGGCTTTCCTATCGGTATCAGCACCCACTGGGTGGTCGAACCCCAGGCGCAATTGATCAACCAGCGCGTCACCCTCGACTCACCGAACGCCGACAGCGGCACCGGCAATGAACTGAGCAGCTGGAGCGGCCGCGTTGGCGCACGACTCAAAGGGAGCTACCAGGTCAACGGCCTGGGTGTGGAACCCTACGTGCGTACCAATCTGTGGCACACGGTCCAGAGCACCGACACCTTGACCCTGGACAAGGTCGACAAGATCAGCAGCAGCCGAAAATCTTCCACCGTCGAGGTCGGCCTGGGCCTGGTGGCCCGGGTCACGCCGGTGGTGAGCCTGTATGTCAGTGCCGACTACAGCAGTGATGTCGACGACAATGACCTCAATGGCATCATTACCAGCATGGGCGTGCGGATGCGCTGGTAA
- a CDS encoding NADP-dependent glyceraldehyde-3-phosphate dehydrogenase has protein sequence MTTTPFLANLFPSAADIPDAYRLDGQIEQREYLVDGVLQTWQGPLAVVRSPVYLTGELGDDQVILGSTPLLDAETALTALDAAVRAYDRGQGQWPTMRVAERIRHVETFLARMREQREEVVKLLMWEIGKNLKDSQKEFDRTCDYIVDTINALKELDRRSSRFELEQDTLGQIRRVPLGVALCMGPYNYPLNETFTTLIPALIMGNTVVFKPAKLGVLLVRPLLEAFRDSFPAGVINVIYGSGRETVSALMASGKVDIFAFIGTNKAASDLKKLHPRPHRLRAALGLDAKNPGLVLREVDLDNAVSEALTGSLSFNGQRCTALKILFVHEDVAPAFIEKFNARLATLKPGMPWEDGVALTPLPEASKVDYLHSLVADATAKGAAVMNAHGGESRSSFFYPAVLYPVNTAMRVYHEEQFGPVVPIVPYRDLNTVVDYVLESDFGQQLSIFGTNPAEIGKLVDTFANQVGRININAQCQRGPDTFPFNGRKNSAEGTLSVHDALRTFSIRTLVATKFQENNKALISDIIRERDSNFLTTDYIF, from the coding sequence ATGACCACAACCCCTTTTCTCGCCAACCTGTTCCCCAGTGCCGCCGACATCCCGGACGCTTACCGCCTCGATGGACAGATCGAGCAGCGCGAATACCTGGTCGATGGCGTCCTGCAAACCTGGCAAGGGCCACTGGCCGTTGTACGCAGCCCGGTCTACCTGACCGGCGAGCTAGGTGATGACCAGGTGATTCTCGGCAGTACGCCGCTGCTGGATGCCGAGACCGCCCTCACCGCCCTGGATGCGGCCGTCCGGGCTTATGACCGCGGCCAGGGCCAATGGCCAACGATGCGCGTCGCAGAACGTATCCGTCATGTGGAAACCTTCCTGGCGCGCATGCGTGAGCAACGCGAGGAGGTGGTCAAGTTGCTGATGTGGGAAATCGGCAAGAACCTCAAGGACTCCCAGAAGGAATTCGACCGCACCTGCGATTACATCGTTGACACCATCAATGCCCTCAAGGAACTGGACCGTCGCTCCAGCCGTTTCGAACTGGAGCAAGACACCCTCGGCCAGATCCGTCGCGTGCCACTGGGCGTGGCCTTGTGCATGGGGCCTTACAACTATCCGCTGAACGAAACCTTCACCACGCTGATTCCCGCCTTGATCATGGGCAACACCGTGGTGTTCAAGCCGGCCAAACTCGGTGTACTGCTGGTCCGTCCACTGCTGGAAGCCTTTCGCGACAGCTTCCCGGCAGGCGTGATCAATGTGATCTACGGCAGCGGCCGGGAAACCGTCAGTGCGTTGATGGCCAGCGGCAAGGTCGACATCTTCGCCTTCATCGGCACCAACAAGGCCGCCAGTGACCTGAAGAAGCTCCACCCGCGCCCGCACCGCTTGCGTGCCGCCCTGGGGTTGGACGCGAAGAATCCCGGGTTGGTGTTGCGGGAAGTCGACCTGGACAATGCCGTCAGCGAGGCGTTGACCGGCTCGCTGTCATTCAACGGCCAGCGCTGCACGGCATTGAAAATCCTGTTTGTCCATGAAGACGTGGCACCGGCATTCATCGAGAAATTCAACGCCAGACTCGCCACCCTGAAACCCGGCATGCCGTGGGAAGACGGCGTGGCGCTGACGCCGTTGCCCGAAGCGAGCAAGGTCGATTACCTGCACTCGCTGGTGGCCGATGCGACCGCCAAAGGCGCCGCGGTGATGAATGCCCACGGTGGCGAATCGCGCAGCTCGTTCTTCTACCCGGCCGTGCTCTATCCGGTGAACACCGCGATGCGGGTCTACCACGAAGAACAGTTCGGTCCGGTCGTCCCCATCGTGCCGTACCGCGACCTCAATACCGTGGTCGATTATGTCCTCGAGTCCGACTTCGGCCAGCAACTCAGCATTTTTGGCACCAACCCGGCCGAAATCGGCAAGCTGGTGGACACCTTCGCCAACCAGGTCGGGCGCATCAACATCAACGCCCAGTGCCAGCGTGGCCCGGACACCTTCCCATTCAACGGCCGAAAAAACTCCGCCGAGGGCACGTTGTCCGTTCACGATGCGCTGCGCACGTTCTCGATCCGCACGTTGGTGGCGACCAAATTCCAGGAAAACAACAAGGCGCTGATCAGCGACATCATCCGTGAGCGAGACTCGAACTTCCTGACCACCGACTACATCTTCTGA
- a CDS encoding DMT family transporter, with amino-acid sequence MDKTLRRGSLEMTAAMLISGTIGWFVLVSGQPVLDVVFWRCVLGAATLLLICAGFGFLRRDILTRTTFLLAVLSGVAIVGNWVLLFASYSRASIAIGTAVYNVQPFMLVGLAALFLGEKITAQKLFWLAVSFLGMLAIVSAHGEQGQGGEDYLVGIALALGAALLYAIAALIIKRLTGTPPHLIALIQVSTGILLLAPWANFSALPQQAEAWASLLTLGVVHTGVMYVLLYSAIQRLPTAITGALSFIYPIAAIFVDWFAFGHRLEPLQWLGVAAILLAAAGMQQGWGVKVRRPALP; translated from the coding sequence ATGGACAAGACTTTACGCCGCGGTTCGCTCGAAATGACGGCCGCCATGCTGATTTCCGGAACCATAGGTTGGTTCGTGCTGGTCTCGGGCCAGCCAGTGCTGGATGTGGTGTTTTGGCGTTGCGTATTGGGTGCCGCCACCTTGCTGCTGATTTGCGCCGGGTTCGGGTTCTTGCGTCGGGACATTCTGACGCGCACTACTTTCCTGTTGGCGGTGCTCAGCGGGGTGGCGATCGTTGGCAACTGGGTCTTGCTGTTTGCCTCTTACTCCCGCGCTTCGATCGCCATCGGTACGGCGGTGTACAACGTTCAACCGTTCATGTTGGTGGGACTGGCGGCGCTGTTCCTGGGGGAAAAGATTACCGCGCAAAAACTGTTCTGGCTGGCGGTGTCGTTTCTCGGGATGCTGGCAATCGTCAGTGCCCACGGCGAGCAAGGGCAGGGTGGCGAAGACTATCTGGTGGGCATCGCCTTGGCGCTGGGCGCGGCGTTGCTGTATGCCATCGCCGCGTTGATCATCAAGCGCTTGACCGGCACGCCGCCACATTTGATCGCACTGATCCAGGTCAGTACCGGCATCCTGCTGCTGGCGCCCTGGGCAAATTTCTCGGCGTTGCCGCAACAGGCCGAGGCCTGGGCCAGCTTGCTGACCCTGGGCGTGGTGCACACTGGCGTGATGTACGTGTTGTTGTACAGCGCGATTCAACGATTGCCGACGGCGATCACCGGCGCGCTGTCGTTCATTTACCCGATTGCGGCGATCTTCGTCGACTGGTTCGCCTTCGGCCATCGCCTCGAGCCGCTGCAATGGCTGGGCGTGGCGGCGATCCTGCTGGCGGCTGCCGGAATGCAACAGGGCTGGGGCGTCAAGGTGCGCCGCCCAGCCCTGCCGTAA
- a CDS encoding Lrp/AsnC family transcriptional regulator: protein MTDDIDQILISALMEDSRRSLKALANLSGLSSPSVAERLRRLEERGVLRGYTVEVDPKCFGYQLQAIVRIRPLPGQLQEVERQIQAIAEFTECDKVTGEDCFIARLHVRSMEQLDTLLDKLNVLAETNTAIVKKTPVKRRLPPMA, encoded by the coding sequence ATGACTGACGATATCGACCAGATCCTCATCAGCGCCCTGATGGAAGACTCCCGGCGCTCCCTCAAGGCCCTGGCCAACCTGAGCGGCCTGTCCTCACCCAGTGTCGCCGAGCGCCTGCGCCGACTCGAAGAGCGTGGCGTGCTCAGGGGCTACACCGTTGAGGTGGACCCGAAGTGCTTCGGCTATCAACTCCAGGCCATCGTGCGGATCCGCCCGCTGCCGGGGCAGTTGCAGGAAGTGGAACGGCAGATCCAGGCCATCGCTGAATTCACCGAATGCGACAAAGTGACGGGCGAAGACTGCTTTATCGCCCGCTTGCATGTGCGCTCGATGGAACAGCTGGACACGCTGTTGGACAAGCTCAATGTCTTGGCCGAGACCAACACCGCGATCGTCAAGAAGACGCCGGTCAAGCGGCGATTGCCACCAATGGCGTGA
- a CDS encoding Bax inhibitor-1/YccA family protein, translating into MREQDYAVNNSVQAEQLEVSRVLRNTYGLLALTLAFSGVMAYVAQQMRVGYPNIFVVLIGFYGLFFLTNKLRDSAWGLVSAFALTGFMGFLLGPILNRYLQMQGGAEVVSSAFAMTALVFGGLSAYVLISRKDMSFLGGFITAGFFVLMGAVLASFFFQISGLQLAISAGFVLFSSVCILYQTSAIIHGGERNYIMATVSLYVSIYNLFVSLLQLFGLMGRDD; encoded by the coding sequence ATGCGCGAACAGGATTACGCAGTGAACAACAGCGTGCAGGCTGAGCAGCTAGAGGTTAGCCGCGTCCTACGCAACACATATGGCCTGCTGGCACTCACGCTCGCTTTCAGCGGCGTGATGGCCTACGTCGCACAACAGATGCGTGTGGGTTACCCAAACATCTTCGTGGTGCTGATCGGTTTCTACGGCCTTTTCTTCCTCACCAACAAGCTTCGTGATTCGGCCTGGGGCCTGGTATCGGCTTTCGCCCTGACCGGTTTCATGGGCTTCCTGCTCGGCCCGATCCTCAACCGTTACCTGCAGATGCAGGGTGGCGCCGAAGTGGTCAGCTCGGCTTTCGCCATGACCGCGCTGGTATTCGGCGGCCTGTCGGCCTATGTGCTGATCTCCCGCAAGGACATGAGCTTCCTGGGTGGCTTCATCACCGCCGGGTTCTTCGTGTTGATGGGCGCGGTGCTGGCCAGCTTCTTCTTCCAGATCAGCGGCCTGCAACTGGCGATCAGCGCCGGCTTCGTGTTGTTCTCGTCGGTCTGCATCCTGTACCAGACCAGCGCCATCATCCACGGCGGCGAGCGCAACTACATCATGGCGACCGTCAGCCTGTATGTATCGATCTACAACCTGTTCGTCAGCCTGCTGCAACTGTTCGGCCTGATGGGTCGTGACGACTGA
- a CDS encoding ATP-binding protein, whose protein sequence is MLAFKSATNRPIAVRIGLAVAALVFLMLTVSLVNLYGLRGMVGAVDSASHSAEILASVNGATGRVENFIATRDQESLSQAEGMVATAITGLAAIPVAEAQSLKGSLERLAAAIAALRAATLTMDGETENMTAHYGRMREATILVEQGIADGLKGVQSRAADHEARVSNIESAHRILDILRNSERIITANVAKLLVTGDGAAATAARNACAALPPVVEQLRELMAAPLEMETLDQLATAVTAASVAVEHLGEAPKLRGGEALRQLAAVGEVAERLEAMLAEVDEHVAHDASDIQAATGLLQNAAALSKRFAERVATLEAQTLSFRLSPSAEVAGAVDKILDELSRLARVLPSSVGPQTNATPLTVSEQIAGYRAAFARFHQASNALSDARDQVRNEARSAGLLVARFAGEARSDALVHKDRGMLATIVAGTVAILIAGAIAWSTSRFVAQPIVALASVMRRLAAGDLDAEIASAERGDEIGIMTRAVRVFQENALRIRVLEAEAEAERQQVQASLERMVAERTDKLHQQTEVLEVQAVELIQARNQAESANQAKSDFVATVSHELRTPLTLILAPLEQLSATTTPPADWRVQIERAQRNALRLMNRVNDILDFSKAEAGKFELCPAPIDLNKAVGVLAEDAAMVAKGKGCTLTCSIDPALGTVFLDPRHFEKILLNLVSNAIKFTPAGGTVHLAVTALEGERFELAVQDSGIGIAPDKLPLLFQRFSQIDNSATRHYSGTGIGLALVKDLVELMGGEVGVNSEPGRGSCFFVRLPRGAEQSTVPAGPSNMHERSSPSTTEQRHLRFDDGRQGSSNDCASMEGANDEQHSERSLQSRVLVVDDSPEMLSYLSELLHNDYIVATAADGEQAWALLQRQPIDVVLSDVMMPELDGFGLTARIKASAGFAHLPVILLTARGGSEACVSGLESGADDYIAKPFSPLELKARIRAALRMGQVQAELNAKSRQAGMAEIATTVLHNVGNVLNSVNVSAELVSSQMRTSKAQGLGKVAKMMSEHVNDLSDFLTKDHKGKLLPNYLLKLAEVVTAEQQGIIEELGQLTKGIDHIKTIVAAQQSYAVAVSIVETVPVAELIDDALRMSAGSRTRQEVTVVKEIADLPLLALDRHRVLLILVNLIRNAKQALDGVIDRSPCITFGVALAEGPVLRITVADNGNGITPEHLAGIFSHGFTTRKDGHGFGLHSCALAAQEMGGSLTVHSDGAGQGATFTLDIPLDAAQNKR, encoded by the coding sequence ATGCTGGCATTCAAATCAGCCACGAACAGGCCCATTGCCGTCAGGATTGGCCTCGCGGTTGCCGCGCTGGTGTTTCTGATGCTGACGGTATCGCTCGTGAACCTCTACGGCCTGCGAGGCATGGTAGGTGCGGTGGATTCCGCCAGCCATTCCGCGGAAATCCTGGCCTCGGTCAACGGGGCCACCGGGCGGGTGGAAAACTTCATTGCCACCCGCGACCAGGAAAGCTTGTCTCAGGCCGAAGGCATGGTGGCAACGGCCATCACCGGCCTCGCCGCCATTCCAGTGGCAGAGGCGCAATCGCTCAAGGGCAGCCTGGAGAGGCTCGCCGCGGCGATCGCCGCCTTGCGCGCGGCGACCCTGACCATGGATGGCGAAACGGAAAACATGACAGCCCACTACGGCCGGATGCGAGAGGCGACGATCCTCGTCGAACAGGGCATCGCCGATGGGTTAAAGGGGGTTCAATCCCGCGCCGCTGATCACGAGGCGCGGGTGAGCAATATCGAGAGCGCCCATCGCATCCTGGACATCCTGCGCAACAGTGAGCGGATCATCACCGCCAATGTGGCCAAGCTGCTGGTGACCGGTGATGGGGCGGCCGCTACTGCGGCGCGGAACGCCTGCGCGGCACTGCCGCCCGTGGTCGAGCAGTTGCGTGAGTTGATGGCGGCGCCACTGGAGATGGAGACTCTGGACCAGTTGGCGACGGCGGTCACTGCTGCCAGCGTGGCGGTCGAGCACCTTGGCGAGGCGCCCAAGCTGCGGGGAGGCGAGGCTTTGCGGCAGCTCGCCGCCGTCGGGGAGGTGGCTGAGCGCCTTGAGGCGATGTTGGCTGAAGTGGATGAGCACGTTGCCCATGACGCAAGCGACATTCAGGCAGCCACCGGTTTGCTGCAAAATGCAGCCGCGCTGTCCAAGCGTTTCGCCGAGCGGGTTGCCACCCTGGAGGCGCAGACCTTGTCGTTTCGCCTGTCACCGTCGGCCGAAGTCGCCGGCGCTGTCGACAAGATCCTGGACGAGCTCTCCCGTCTCGCGCGCGTGCTCCCTTCGTCCGTGGGGCCGCAGACCAATGCCACGCCCCTGACGGTCAGCGAGCAGATAGCTGGCTACCGGGCGGCATTCGCCAGATTCCATCAGGCGAGCAACGCCTTGAGCGACGCGCGCGACCAGGTTCGCAACGAGGCTCGCAGCGCTGGCCTGTTGGTTGCGCGCTTCGCTGGCGAAGCGCGTTCGGACGCCTTGGTTCACAAGGATCGTGGCATGCTTGCGACGATCGTCGCGGGTACCGTTGCCATCCTGATAGCCGGCGCCATCGCCTGGAGCACGTCGCGGTTTGTCGCGCAGCCCATCGTGGCCCTGGCCTCGGTCATGCGTCGGCTGGCGGCCGGCGACCTGGACGCCGAGATCGCCAGCGCCGAACGCGGCGACGAGATTGGGATCATGACCCGTGCCGTCCGGGTGTTCCAGGAGAATGCCTTGCGCATCCGGGTGCTGGAGGCCGAGGCCGAGGCCGAACGACAGCAGGTCCAGGCCTCTTTGGAGCGAATGGTTGCCGAACGGACCGACAAACTGCACCAGCAGACCGAGGTGCTGGAGGTGCAGGCGGTCGAACTGATTCAGGCGCGCAATCAGGCCGAGTCGGCTAACCAGGCAAAGAGCGATTTTGTGGCCACGGTCAGCCACGAACTGCGCACCCCGCTGACCCTCATTCTCGCACCTCTGGAGCAGCTCTCGGCGACGACCACGCCGCCGGCGGACTGGCGTGTGCAAATCGAGCGCGCCCAACGCAACGCGCTGCGCTTGATGAACCGGGTGAACGACATTCTCGATTTCTCCAAGGCCGAAGCGGGCAAGTTTGAGCTGTGTCCGGCGCCGATTGACTTGAACAAGGCGGTTGGCGTGCTGGCCGAGGATGCGGCCATGGTCGCCAAGGGCAAAGGTTGCACCTTGACCTGCAGCATCGATCCTGCCCTTGGCACGGTGTTCCTGGACCCCCGGCATTTCGAGAAAATTCTGCTCAACCTGGTGAGTAATGCCATCAAGTTCACGCCCGCTGGCGGCACCGTGCACCTGGCAGTCACTGCGCTTGAGGGCGAGCGATTTGAACTTGCGGTGCAGGACTCGGGCATTGGCATTGCGCCTGACAAACTGCCGCTGCTGTTCCAGCGTTTTTCCCAGATTGACAATTCCGCCACGCGCCACTACAGCGGCACAGGCATCGGGCTCGCCCTGGTCAAGGATCTGGTCGAGCTGATGGGAGGCGAAGTCGGCGTCAACAGCGAGCCCGGGCGGGGTTCGTGTTTCTTTGTTCGACTTCCGCGGGGGGCCGAGCAAAGTACCGTGCCGGCCGGACCCAGCAACATGCACGAGCGATCCTCTCCGAGCACAACCGAGCAGCGCCACCTGCGTTTCGACGACGGTCGACAGGGCAGTAGCAATGACTGTGCTTCGATGGAGGGCGCAAACGACGAGCAGCACTCGGAGCGCTCCCTGCAATCCAGAGTGCTCGTGGTAGATGACAGCCCGGAAATGCTGAGCTACCTCAGCGAGCTTTTGCACAACGACTACATCGTCGCCACCGCCGCCGATGGAGAGCAGGCCTGGGCACTGCTGCAGCGCCAACCCATCGATGTCGTCCTCTCGGATGTGATGATGCCGGAACTCGACGGCTTTGGCCTGACAGCCAGAATCAAAGCCAGCGCCGGTTTTGCCCATTTGCCCGTGATCCTCTTGACCGCCCGCGGCGGCAGCGAGGCCTGCGTCTCCGGGCTGGAAAGTGGCGCCGATGACTATATCGCCAAACCCTTCTCGCCCCTGGAACTCAAGGCGCGAATACGCGCGGCGCTACGCATGGGCCAGGTGCAAGCCGAATTGAATGCAAAGTCCCGCCAGGCGGGCATGGCTGAAATCGCCACGACGGTGCTGCACAACGTCGGCAACGTCCTCAACAGCGTGAACGTATCGGCAGAGCTGGTCAGCAGCCAGATGCGCACCTCCAAAGCCCAGGGGCTGGGCAAGGTGGCTAAGATGATGAGCGAACACGTCAACGATCTGAGTGATTTTCTCACCAAAGACCACAAAGGAAAGCTGCTGCCCAACTACCTGCTCAAGCTGGCAGAGGTGGTGACGGCAGAGCAGCAAGGCATCATCGAAGAACTCGGGCAACTCACCAAGGGCATCGACCACATCAAGACCATTGTCGCTGCCCAGCAGTCCTATGCCGTTGCCGTCAGTATCGTGGAGACAGTGCCGGTTGCAGAGTTAATCGATGATGCCTTGCGCATGAGCGCCGGATCACGGACGCGCCAGGAGGTGACGGTGGTCAAGGAGATTGCGGACTTGCCCCTGCTGGCGCTGGATCGGCACCGGGTGTTGCTGATTCTGGTGAACCTGATCAGAAACGCCAAGCAGGCGCTGGACGGCGTGATCGATCGCAGCCCGTGCATCACGTTCGGCGTCGCCCTCGCTGAAGGGCCAGTATTGCGTATCACGGTGGCCGACAACGGCAATGGGATTACGCCAGAGCACCTGGCGGGTATCTTTTCCCATGGTTTCACTACTCGCAAAGACGGTCACGGTTTTGGCTTGCACAGCTGCGCGCTAGCCGCGCAGGAAATGGGTGGCAGCTTGACCGTGCACAGCGACGGGGCCGGACAGGGCGCAACCTTCACCCTCGATATCCCCCTTGATGCTGCGCAGAATAAGCGATGA